The genomic window CCAAGGCAGGCATCCATTGCCGCATCTTTGTCCCGGCGGATAACTCACCGGGAAAACTCGGGCAGATCGAGCTCTACGGCGCCGATCTTGTTCCGGTTCCAGGTACCCGTGAGGACACGGCTGCGGCTTGCAAAGCCGCAGCCGCCGACACCTACTACGCCAGCCATGTCTACAACCCCTTTTTCTCCACGGAACCAAAACCTTTGCCTACGAGGTTGTAGAACAACTCGGCTGGAAATCACCGGATGCGGTTGTCCTGCCAGCCGGAAATGGCACCCTGCTGTTGGGAGCGCAGATCGGATTTTCCGAGCTGACCAGACTCGGCATCATCGACGCCATGCCCAAGCTCATTGCTGTCCAGGCTGCAGGATGCGCTCCCCTGGCCGCAGCGTTCCGGGCGGGCAAAAATCAGGCCCAGCCCATCACCACCGCATCCACTCTGGCCGAAGGAATAGCCATTGCAAAACCCGAGCGGGGAGAACAGATACTTCAGGCCGTCCGCGACACAGGAGGGACATTTTTCACCGTGGAGGAAGAAGAAATCCTCACGGCATTCAAAGATATGGGTCGAAAAGGCTATTGTATTGAGCCGACCTCAGCCGCAGTGATCGCCGGGACAGCCCGATATGTGACCCAGTGCCCCTCAAACGAGGTGGTCGTAACCGCGTTCACAGGACACGGGCTCAAGGCCGGAGACAAACTTCACAAACTGGCAACAGGTTAATGGTCGCAATCAAACCCAAAAGCGCCCAGCACACTGCCAACACAAATCCCCGGCACAGACAAAATGTCCGAGCCGGGGATCATTACGTGATATGAGGCTGTTCACGTCAACCTGTCTTCTCTTGCAACAGGTTGCTCGTGGAGAGACAAGGTATGCCTTGTCTCTACGGATCCTCGGATGTACCTACGCCCACGGACGATAGCAATGCAATGATCGGACTGTTCTGCGACATCCCTTCTGCCCCTCACCGGGACATGACTGTCCGAAATCTCGGATGACCTCCCGCTCCTTTTTTTCCTATTTTCCCCTTCCAACCCGAACCTCCCGTAATATAAAACAATCTTATCAAGAGATTGATAGCACAATTTTTGCTTGAAGATAGAAAATGTACTTGCCGGAGGTATCAAAACCAATCCGCATGTGGTAAACCGCGCATCACTGACGCGCTTTCCATAAAAAAATCGATCGGATATCATCCAATCATCCCCTTTCCCAACCAACGCATTTCTTTCCAAGGAGCACCCATGAGTGAAGTGATCCAAGAATTCCGAACCAAAGCGGAAGCGGTCTCCGCCATAGTTTCATCGGTTCCCTCCCTTGATCAGGCATTGGCGTATACCGTGGATCTGTGCGCCCGCAAAAAGGCCTGCCAGATGCTTGTCTCGGGATGCCAGGAGGACCTTTCCCAAAAGGCCGAGGACCTCTGCGGACTCAGGAAATGGGGCAGAATCATAGCGGCTCCGGGACTTGCCCGGGATGATCTGGACCGGCTCGTGCCCATGGCCCGGGAACAGGGGATTTCCGTGATCAGGAGAGACATGCGCAAACACCTGGAGGGCGTTGATATCGGCCTGACCATCTGCGAGTACGGCATAGCCGAGACAGGCACGCTGATCCTTGACTCCTCCAGCGAGGAGCTTCGGCTGGGCACCATGATCAGCGAAATCCATGTGGCAGTCATCCCCGCCTCCAGAATCAAGGGCAGGGCCGAAGAAATCACCAATGACCTCGAAACCTTGATGGAGAACAATCCCAATTACCTGGCATTCATCACCGGGGCCAGCCGGACCGCAGACATCGAACGGGTCCTGGCCCTGGGCGTTCATGGCCCCTTGGAATTGCACATTCTCATCCTGGAGGACAGGTAATGCAAAAGGCCAACAACCTGAAAGAGTACAAGCGGGAACTGGGAGAGGCCCTGGACAACGATTTTCTGCGCAAGGCCATGGACAAATTCGCTGTGGCCTACCGTTCCGCCCGGATCAATGCCTTCAAGGGCCATGAGGAAGAAGTGCTCATTCACGAGGTGGTCCGGGTCAAGGACGCAGGCATCGACAACATGATGGCCCTGTACGAGGAGTTCAAGACCAGGGCTCAGGCCGCCGGGGTCCATGTCCATCTGGCCAGAACCGCCCACGAGGCCAACGAGCTCATCGCGAACATCGCCCGCAAGAACGCGTGTAAAAAAATCATCAAATCCAAGTCCATGACCGCGGAAGAAACCCTGCTCAACCATCATCTGGAGCCGGAATTCGAGGTCACGGAAACCGATCTGGGCGAATGGATCATCCAACTTCGCCACGAAGGCCCCACCCACATGGTCATGCCGGCCATCCACCTCTCCAGACACCAAGTGGCCGATCTCTTTGCCGACGTTACCGCCCGCGAGCAGAAACCGGACATCCAGCGTCTGGTCAAGGTGGCCCGACGGGAGTTGCGCGCCAAATTCACCCAGGCGGACATGGGCATTTCCGGAGCCAATGTTGCCATAGCCAAAACCGGCACCCTGGGCATCGTGACCAACGAAGGCAACGCCAGACTGGTGACCACCCTCCCCAGGGTCCACGTCGCCCTGGTTGGTCTGGACAAGCTGTGTGCGTCCCTGCAGGACGCCCTGACTATTTTGCGCGTTCTGCCAAGGAATGCCACGGGGCAGGCCATCACCTCCTATGTCACATGGATCACCGGGGCCAACCAGTGCCTGGCTCGGGGGACAGAAAAAAACAAAAAAGAAATGCATATTGTCTTTCTGGACAACGGCCGGACCCAGCTTGCCAGGGACCCGCTGTTCAAACAGGTGCTCCGGTGCGTGCGGTGCGGGGCCTGTGCCAATGTCTGTCCGGTCTACCGGATGGTGGGCGGCCATCAGATGGGCCACGTGTACATCGGGGCCATCGGCCTCATTTTGACCTATTTTTTTCACGGACGAGACAAGGCCAAAAACCTGGTCCAGAACTGCATCAATTGCGAGGCGTGCAAGCATGTATGCGCCGCAGGTATTGATCTTCCCCGGCTCATCAAGGAAATCCACACCCGCATCCAGGACGAAGAAGGCCACCCCCTTACCTCGGTACTGCTGGGCAAGGTGCTCAAAAACCGCAAGCTGTTCCATACCCTGCTCAGAACGGCCAAGGCGGCCCAGCGACCCATCACCGGCGGGACCAGATACCTGAGTCACCTGCCCCAGATATTTGCCAGGGATCAGGATTTCAGAGCCCTGCCAGCCATTGCCAAGAAGCCGTTCCGTGACATGTGGAAGGATGTTCGTCCCCCCAAACCGGCCCATCCCAAATTCAAGGTGGCCCTGTTTTCGGGATGCGTGCAGGATTTTGTCTACCCGGAACAACTGGAGGCCGGAATCAAGGTCCTGGCACACCACGGGGTGGACTTGGACTTCCCCATGGGCCAGACCTGCTGCGGACTTCCGGTCCAGATGATGGGCGAAAAACAGGCGGCCAGGGACGTGGCCCTTCAGAATGTCACCGCCATCGATCCGGCCGACTACGATTACATTCTGACCTTGTGTGCTTCCTGCGCCTCCCATTTGAAGAACAACTATCCCTTCCTGGTAGGTGACGAGCCCATTGTGGGCGTGAAGGTGCAGCAGTTCTCGGACAAGGTGATGAGCTTCTCCAGTTTTGTGAACGACATCCTTCAGGTAACCAGGGAAGAATTCAATCCGTCTGGCAGAACAGCCACTTTCCATTCCCCCTGCCACCTGTGTCGGGGCATGGGGGTTGTCCACGCCCCCCACGAACTCATTGAAAAATCTGGATACCGTTTTGTTCGGGCTGATGAAGAACAGGTCTGTTGCGGATTCGGCGGGACCTACACAAGCAAATTTCCCCAGGTCTCCCAACAGATTCTCAACAACAAACTTGATGACGTGGAAAAAACAGGAGCCGAGCTGCTCTTGACCGAATGCCCGGGGTGCGTGCTCCAGCTTCGAGGCGGGATGGAAACCCGCGGCAGCCGTGTCCAGGTTCTGCACATTGCCGAAGCCCTGGCCAGGGCCAAGAAATAGATTGCAACAGCACAAGCCAAAAAACACACCTGCCTTGGCGCGAGTTGCCAAGTCCGGACGACTGTTGCCGATCCATCTGTCATCAACAGTACGCCCGGAACATGATGTGCAGACGGGGAACGGAGTAAAGATGACCTGTCTGGCAACAGCAAGGCTGAAGCAGACCAGGTTTCCCAGCAGACAATGGCCCTCCAGGCCAAACGCAACCAACTGGCCCCACAAGCCAATGGTTGTACATCATATCCAAAATCGGATATCTGCTTCTTCCAACACTCAGCAGGCCGCTTTCGCAGCTGAACGGTCGTGACGACCTCTGCCCCTTTCACTCATTGCCCATTTTCAGCGCAGACCAGGGGCTTGTTCCGCGGAACTTTTGGACATTGCTTGCGCCATAGCCGCCTTATGGTCCTAAAAATCGGACGAACATGCGCATCTCCAATCATCTTGCCTTCCACCTTGTCCGCAATCCCGGACATCAACCTGTTTTCCCTGTTCCAGGTTTTATTGTCAGAAAATATAACCATCAGATATATTGAAGAAATCATCTGGTTTTTATATCTGGCACCTTTCTTGTTTCAAAGATTAACCTCTCCTGTTGCCCGTACCATCTCTTGTGCACCCCAGACTCCGGCAACAACCACCAGGTGGCCCAAGGCCTGATGCCCAGGACCCTCAAGGACGCAGAAGCCTCAAAACATCCTTGTGGACCCGACAAAACCGCCATGGCAATGGGTGCATCCCCAGGGTTCTTTACCTGGATCATTCTTCTCTTAGACCAGACTTTCCCCAGGGCTTTCCCCTTCTCCTGCGCAGGGAGTGGGGCCACGTCCCAGGGATCAATGTTCCCGCCCAGCCAGGGTCTGCACCCTTCTCCCCGGTCCGGGAACTTCCATAATCCAAAGAGGTATGGCGAAAGGGTCATCCCGTGCCTCTGCTGGCTGTACCCGACCCAATTGGTCTTGTCGTCCCATGAGCGCATGGTCCTGCGTGCGCGCAAGGGTAATGGTAATCCTTCAGCCCCAGGAGTATGTCATGTCCCTTGGACTTCTTGCCTTCATCGCCCTGATTCCCATCGCGATGGTTCTTGTTCTCATGGTTGGTTTTCGCTGGCCGGCCACCCGAGCCATGCCGCTGGCCTGGGCCGTGGCCGCCTTTTCCGGGATGGCTATCTGGAAAATGCCGGCTACGCTTATTGCGGCTTCGACCCTGAGCGGATTCGGCAGTGCGGTGAATGTGCTGATCATTGTCTTTGGCGCCTTGCTCATCCTGTACACCCTGCGTGAAAGTGGAGGCATGGAAACCATCAGTCACGGTTTTTTCGGCATTTCCCAGGATCGACGGGTCCAGGTGATCATCATTTCCTTCCTTTTTGCCGCCTTTCTGGAAGGTGCTGCCGGGTTCGGGACCCCGGCGGCCATAGCCGCCCCTCTGCTTCTGGGGCTGGGGTTCCCGGCCCTGGCAGCTGTAACCATCTGCCTCATCTGCAATTCCGTACCGGTCACCTTCGGCGCCGTAGGAACGCCGTTGTGGTTCGGGTTGAAAACATTGCGCCCCAAGGTGGAAGCGGCCATTGCCACGGGTGATTCCCTGGGATTTACCACCTTTGAGGGATTTCTGCAGCATGTGGGTGAATGGGCCTCTCTGCTCCACAGCGTGGTCATCCTGATCCTGCCTCTGGCCATCTGCGCCTTCATGACCCGATTCTTCGGCCAGAACAAAAGCTGGAAAGAAGGCCTGGGCGCATGGAAATTCGCCGTGTTCGCCTCCATTTCCTTTTTGGTCCCTTATGTGACCGTGGCCTTTCTCTTTGGGGTGGAATTTCCGTCTTTGATCGGTGCCCTCATCGGTCTGGCCATCGTGGTCCCGGCAGCCAAGAGGGGGATATTTCTTCCCGGGGATGTCTGGGATTTCGGACCCCAATCCTCGTGGGAACATGACTGGGTCGGAAGCATCGAACCGGGCAAGACCGACCTCAAACCCCGGATGAGCCAACTCAGGGCCTGGACACCGTACATCCTCATTGCCGTGCTTCTGGTGCTTACCCGCATAGCCGAACTTCCCCTCAAGGGATGGGTCAATTCCATGGTCTTTTCATGGAGCCATATCCTGGGATACGAACACGTCAATTTTGCCATGAAACCCCTGTACAACCCGGGCATGATCCCCTTTGTCCTGGTGGCCATCCTGACCATTTTCATGCACGGCATGACCGGAGACAGGGCTGCTGCTGCATGGAGGGAAGCCCTTGTCAAAATAAAAAATCCTGCCATTGCCCTGTTCTTTGCCGTGGCCATGGTTGAAATCTTCAAACAGTCGGGGCACAACCCCCTGGGCTACGGGTCCATGCCCATGAGTATGGCCCAATTCGTATCCATTCTGGCCGGTTCCAGCTGGCCCATGTTTGCAGCGTTTGTCGGGGCCCTTGGTTCCTTTATCACCGGATCCAACACGGTTTCCGATCTGTTGTTCGCGGACTTTCAATACGGCATTGCCGAAAACATCCAGGCCAGCCGGGAAATC from Desulfoplanes formicivorans includes these protein-coding regions:
- a CDS encoding L-lactate permease is translated as MSLGLLAFIALIPIAMVLVLMVGFRWPATRAMPLAWAVAAFSGMAIWKMPATLIAASTLSGFGSAVNVLIIVFGALLILYTLRESGGMETISHGFFGISQDRRVQVIIISFLFAAFLEGAAGFGTPAAIAAPLLLGLGFPALAAVTICLICNSVPVTFGAVGTPLWFGLKTLRPKVEAAIATGDSLGFTTFEGFLQHVGEWASLLHSVVILILPLAICAFMTRFFGQNKSWKEGLGAWKFAVFASISFLVPYVTVAFLFGVEFPSLIGALIGLAIVVPAAKRGIFLPGDVWDFGPQSSWEHDWVGSIEPGKTDLKPRMSQLRAWTPYILIAVLLVLTRIAELPLKGWVNSMVFSWSHILGYEHVNFAMKPLYNPGMIPFVLVAILTIFMHGMTGDRAAAAWREALVKIKNPAIALFFAVAMVEIFKQSGHNPLGYGSMPMSMAQFVSILAGSSWPMFAAFVGALGSFITGSNTVSDLLFADFQYGIAENIQASREIIVALQAVGGAMGNMICVHNIVAASATVGLSGEEGLILRKTMIPCLVYGLMVGITGLVFAFVLFPNTF
- the ldhH gene encoding L-lactate dehydrogenase (quinone) large subunit LdhH, encoding MQKANNLKEYKRELGEALDNDFLRKAMDKFAVAYRSARINAFKGHEEEVLIHEVVRVKDAGIDNMMALYEEFKTRAQAAGVHVHLARTAHEANELIANIARKNACKKIIKSKSMTAEETLLNHHLEPEFEVTETDLGEWIIQLRHEGPTHMVMPAIHLSRHQVADLFADVTAREQKPDIQRLVKVARRELRAKFTQADMGISGANVAIAKTGTLGIVTNEGNARLVTTLPRVHVALVGLDKLCASLQDALTILRVLPRNATGQAITSYVTWITGANQCLARGTEKNKKEMHIVFLDNGRTQLARDPLFKQVLRCVRCGACANVCPVYRMVGGHQMGHVYIGAIGLILTYFFHGRDKAKNLVQNCINCEACKHVCAAGIDLPRLIKEIHTRIQDEEGHPLTSVLLGKVLKNRKLFHTLLRTAKAAQRPITGGTRYLSHLPQIFARDQDFRALPAIAKKPFRDMWKDVRPPKPAHPKFKVALFSGCVQDFVYPEQLEAGIKVLAHHGVDLDFPMGQTCCGLPVQMMGEKQAARDVALQNVTAIDPADYDYILTLCASCASHLKNNYPFLVGDEPIVGVKVQQFSDKVMSFSSFVNDILQVTREEFNPSGRTATFHSPCHLCRGMGVVHAPHELIEKSGYRFVRADEEQVCCGFGGTYTSKFPQVSQQILNNKLDDVEKTGAELLLTECPGCVLQLRGGMETRGSRVQVLHIAEALARAKK
- a CDS encoding lactate utilization protein; this encodes MSEVIQEFRTKAEAVSAIVSSVPSLDQALAYTVDLCARKKACQMLVSGCQEDLSQKAEDLCGLRKWGRIIAAPGLARDDLDRLVPMAREQGISVIRRDMRKHLEGVDIGLTICEYGIAETGTLILDSSSEELRLGTMISEIHVAVIPASRIKGRAEEITNDLETLMENNPNYLAFITGASRTADIERVLALGVHGPLELHILILEDR